The Brassica napus cultivar Da-Ae chromosome C7, Da-Ae, whole genome shotgun sequence genome has a segment encoding these proteins:
- the LOC125589812 gene encoding mitogen-activated protein kinase kinase kinase 20-like → MTKMVMIREDNNNISKAPNVVGQSSSVLEFVCVLGRGSFGSVTLIRDSKHRLHAEKSSPIAYMESLKKEHRIMLRFRNHPRIVQTTNPNLHIGINLDHCYMYMEFASKGTLHNFITHFSGQPMPEVMIGRAALMILQGLEALHSHGYVHCDLKPANVLLFPSKIVGEPWDLKLADFGLSKEPSCTNPRSSLSGGTKEYMPPESLGPNRVKMIGPAVDMWALGCVVLQMYGGRPVKLGECFYKWRLPRLVSPLANDFLRRCMALQPSRRATAADLLKHPFVCTKATSYASVLSSSSCHKTQLILW, encoded by the coding sequence ATGACTAAGATGGTGATGATTAGAgaagacaacaacaacatcagCAAAGCTCCGAATGTTGTTGGCCAATCTTCTTCAGTACTAGAGTTTGTCTGTGTACTTGGCCGAGGTAGTTTTGGTTCGGTCACTCTCATAAGAGACTCCAAACACCGGTTACACGCTGAGAAATCATCTCCGATAGCTTACATGGAGAGTCTCAAGAAAGAGCATAGGATCATGCTTCGTTTCCGTAACCATCCACGCATCGTCCAAAccacaaaccctaatcttcaCATAGGTATCAACCTCGACCATTGTTACATGTACATGGAGTTTGCCTCCAAAGGTACTCTCCACAACTTCATCACCCACTTCTCTGGCCAACCAATGCCTGAGGTTATGATCGGACGCGCTGCTCTCATGATCCTTCAAGGACTCGAGGCTCTTCACTCTCACGGCTACGTTCACTGCGACCTCAAGCCGGCTAACGTTCTCCTCTTTCCTTCCAAGATTGTCGGAGAGCCGTGGGATCTCAAGCTTGCTGACTTCGGTCTATCTAAGGAGCCTTCTTGTACGAATCCAAGGTCCTCCTTGTCTGGCGGTACAAAGGAGTACATGCCCCCTGAGTCTTTGGGACCCAACCGAGTGAAGATGATTGGACCGGCTGTTGACATGTGGGCTCTAGGGTGTGTTGTGCTTCAGATGTATGGAGGCCGTCCAGTGAAGTTGGGAGAATGTTTTTACAAGTGGAGGCTTCCGAGACTTGTATCTCCGCTGGCCAATGACTTCTTGAGGCGGTGCATGGCGTTGCAGCCCTCACGCAGAGCCACCGCAGCGGATCTGTTGAAACATCCTTTTGTTTGCACCAAGGCTacatcatatgcttcagtactgtcctcctcctcctgtcATAAGACACAATTAATATTGTGGTAG
- the LOC106409031 gene encoding mitochondrial amidoxime-reducing component 1-like, producing the protein MTKPSSVAQGVSMWEWSGSAFDEGEKAAKWFSDYLGKQSQTETRPSPPQFAPDYTTTFANTFPFIGCLSGFFRLTEYTSFRTGAYEPIIVDNCDPFGEDLWDEVMIKELVFQGVVRLCSRCKVFFGKDMVWNWHITNNNQGKGNKTIKVGDSISVIRKIPPRAEAPV; encoded by the exons ATGACTAAACCAAGCTCAGTGGCTCAAGGTGTGTCTATGTGGGAATGGTCTGGCTCTGCATTTGATGAAGGAGAAAAAGCTGCTAAGTGGTTTTCAGATTATCTTGGCAAACAAAGCC AAACTGAAACTAGGCCTTCACCTCCTCAGTTTGCACCAGATTACACCACAACATTTGCAAATACGTTTCCCTTTATTGGTTGCCTCTCAG GGTTCTTTAGACTAACTGAATACACTTCTTTCAGAACCGGTGCCTATGAACC TATTATTGTGGATAACTGTGATCCTTTCGGAGAAGATCTCTGGGATGAAGTCATGATAAAAGAACTTGTCTTCCAAGGAGTTGTTAGGCTATGTAGCCGCTGCAAG GTTTTCTTTGGTAAGGATATGGTTTGGAATTGGCACATTACCAACAACAACCAAGGCAAAGGTAACAAGACAATCAAAGTTGGAGATTCCATCTCTGTCATAAGGAAGATCCCTCCCAGGGCTGAAGCACCTGTTTAA
- the LOC106391110 gene encoding haloacid dehalogenase-like hydrolase domain-containing protein 3 encodes MTGGAMSLLSKLRCITVDVTGTLIAYKGELGDYYCMAAKAIGLPCPDYKRVHEGFKLAYTDMAQKYPCFGFSAKIPNLVWWKTVVRDSFVKAGYEYDEETFEKVFKRIYSTFGSAAPYSVFQDSRPFLRWARQKGLIVGLVSNAEYRYQEVILPALGLNKGEWDFGVFSGIEGVEKPDPRIYKLALERAGNIAPEEVLHIGDSMRKDYVPAKSIGMHALLLDRFKTEAAKDWREAGAIVLPDLVAVQQLLESDKLKC; translated from the exons ATGACAGGAGGAGCCATGTCTCTTTTATCCAAGTTACGGTGTATCACAGTAGATGTTACTGGTACACTCATAGCTTACAAAGGAGAGCTTGGTGATTACTATTGTATGGCTGCTAAAGCCATTGGCTTGCCCTGTCCTGATTACAAACGTGTCCATGAAGGTTTCAAGCTAGCTTACACTGACATGGCTCAAAAGTACCCTTGTTTCGGTTTCTCCGCCAAAATACCAAACCTTGTCTGGTGGAAAACCGTTGTCAGAGACTCATTTGTCAAG GCAGGATATGAGTATGATGAGGAGACATTTGAGAAAGTGTTCAAACGAATCTATTCAACGTTTGGTTCTGCTGCACCTTACTCTGTCTTTCAAGATTCTCGCCCCTTCTTGAGATGGGCACGCCAGAAAGGTCTTATAGTTGGACTTGTTAGCAACGCCGAGTATCGATATCAAGAAGTTATTTTACCTGCCTTGGGTTTGAACAAG GGAGAGTGGGATTTTGGGGTGTTCTCTGGTATTGAAGGGGTGGAGAAACCAGATCCGAGGATTTACAAGTTGGCTCTAGAGAGAGCTGGGAACATTGCGCCTGAAGAGGTTTTGCATATCGGAGATAGTATGCGTAAAGATTATGTTCCGGCAAAGAGTATTGGGATGCATGCTTTGTTGCTTGATAGGTTTAAGACAGAAGCTGCTAAAGACTGGAGGGAAGCTGGAGCTATTGTGCTTCCTGATTTGGTTGCTGTTCAACAGCTTTTGGAGTCTGATAAGttgaaatgttaa
- the LOC106391119 gene encoding DNA polymerase eta isoform X3, whose translation MRGEEAKAACPEIQLVQVPVARGKADLNTYRSAGSEVVSILAQSGKCERASIDEVYLDLTDAAESMLADAPPEGLESIDEEALKSHILGMSREDGDDFKESVRDWICRKDADRRDKLLGCGIIIVAELRKQVLKETEFSCSAGIAHNKMLAKLASGMNKPAQQTVVPYAAVEELLSSLPIKKMKQLGGKLGTSLQTDLGIDTVSDLLQFSETKLQEHYGINTGTWLWNIARGISGEEVQGRLLPKSHGSGKTFPGPRALRSLSNVQHWLNQLSEELYERLSSDLEQNKRIASTLTLHASAFRSKDSDSQKKFPSKSCPLRYGVTKIQEDAFNLFQAALREYMGPFGTKPQGNKKETWRITGLSVSASKIVDIPSGTSSIMRYFQSQSTIPSSSESGCPQEHVAMTPSASESCSEQKSAETEAAMPNKDISITDTSPDLDNSYGNMDMVPEKFPCQDASCQSSEAKEFPTQSGTQTKTIGRKINNSKEKNRGMPSIVDIFKNYNATPQSQQETREDSTVSLTSNRGNLSSSTNHSSEVNQEVEDRRETEWGYKVGEIDQSVFDELPYEIQREFRSFLRPNKRPNAGKSKGDGSASSSIAHYFSPLKR comes from the exons ATGAGAGGTGAAGAGGCTAAAGCTGCTTGCCCTGAGATTCAGTTGGTTCAAGTTCCTGTCGCTCGTGGTAAAGCTGACCTGAATACCTATCGCAGTGCCGGTTCAGAG GTGGTTTCGATTCTAGCACAAAGCGGTAAATGTGAGAGGGCTTCCATTGACGAAGTGTATCTTGACCTCACCGATGCAGCTGAAAGCATGCTCGCCGATGCGCCTCCAGAGGGTTTGGAATCTATAGATGAAGAAGCTCTTAAATCCCATATTCTTGGAATGAGCAGAGAG GATGGAGATGATTTTAAGGAGAGTGTCCGTGATTGGATATGTAGAAAAGATGCTGATCGTCGTGATAAGTTATTAGGTTGTGGAATCATCATTGTTGCAGAACTACGGAAACAagtgttgaaggagactgagtTTAGCTGTTCTGCTGGCATTGCCCATAACAAG ATGCTAGCCAAACTTGCTAGTGGAATGAACAAACCTGCCCAGCAAACTGTTGTACCATACGCAGCTGTAGAGGAACTTCTCAGTTCTTTGCCAATAAAGAAAAT GAAACAACTGGGAGGAAAGCTGGGAACTAGCTTGCAAACTGACTTGGGAATTGACACTGTGAGTGACTTGTTGCAGTTTTCTGAAACGAAGCTGCAAGAACATTACGGAATAAATACTGG TACATGGTTATGGAATATTGCAAGAGGGATCAGTGGGGAAGAAGTGCAAGGCCGTCTTCTCCCCAAAAGCCATGGTTCTGGAAAGACATTTCCTGGACCTCGTGCTTTGAGGTCACTCTCAAAT GTCCAGCATTGGCTGAATCAGCTTTCTGAAGAACTATACGAGCGTCTCAGTTCTGACTTGGAGCAGAATAAGCGGATTGCAAGCACCCTTACCCTTCATGCTAGCGCTTTCAGA TCAAAGGATTCAGATTCGCAAAAGAAGTTTCCTTCAAAATCATGTCCTCTGAGATATGGGGTAACCAAGATTCAGGAAGATGCCTTTAACTTGTTCCAAGCTGCGTTGCGTGAATACATGGGACCTTTCGGGACTAAACCTCAAGGCAATAAGAAAGAAACATGGAGAATAACAGGACTCTCTGTTTCAGCAAGCAAGATCGTGGATATACCATCT GGCACAAGCTCGATAATGAGATATTTTCAAAGTCAATCAACTATTCCTTCAAGTTCAGAAAGTGGTTGTCCTCAAGAACATGTAGCGATGACTCCCTCAG CTAGTGAAAGTTGTTCTGAACAGAAATCAGCAGAAACCGAAGCAGCAATGCCTAATAAAGACATCAGCATAACTGATACTTCGCCTGATTTAGACAATTCATATGGAAACATGGACATGGTCCCTGAAAAG TTTCCTTGTCAGGATGCCTCTTGTCAATCAAGTGAAGCAAAGGAGTTTCCAACCCAATCAGGCACACAAACGAAGACAATTGGGCGGAAGATAAACAACTCCAAGGAGAAGAATCGG GGAATGCCTTCAATTGTCGATATTTTTAAGAATTACAATGCAACTCCTCAATCACAGCAAGAGACTCGAGAAGATTCAACAGTGTCATTAACAAGTAACAGAGGCAACTTGAGTAGCTCCACAAACCATAGTAGTGAAGTGAATCAAGAGGTGGAAGATAGAAGAGAAACAGAATGGGGATACAAGGTTGGTGAAATCGATCAGTCTGTTTTCGACGAGTTGCCCTATGAGATTCAAAGAGAATTCAGGAGTTTCCTACGTCCTAATAAACGGCCTAACGCTGGTAAAAGCAAAGGTGATGGTTCTGCTTCCTCAAGCATTGCTCATTATTTTTCACCACTGAAGAGATAG
- the LOC106391119 gene encoding DNA polymerase eta isoform X1 has product MPVARPETSDARVIAHVDMDCFYVQVEQRKQPELRGLPTAVVQYNEWQGGALIAVSYEARSCGVKRSMRGEEAKAACPEIQLVQVPVARGKADLNTYRSAGSEVVSILAQSGKCERASIDEVYLDLTDAAESMLADAPPEGLESIDEEALKSHILGMSREDGDDFKESVRDWICRKDADRRDKLLGCGIIIVAELRKQVLKETEFSCSAGIAHNKMLAKLASGMNKPAQQTVVPYAAVEELLSSLPIKKMKQLGGKLGTSLQTDLGIDTVSDLLQFSETKLQEHYGINTGTWLWNIARGISGEEVQGRLLPKSHGSGKTFPGPRALRSLSNVQHWLNQLSEELYERLSSDLEQNKRIASTLTLHASAFRSKDSDSQKKFPSKSCPLRYGVTKIQEDAFNLFQAALREYMGPFGTKPQGNKKETWRITGLSVSASKIVDIPSGTSSIMRYFQSQSTIPSSSESGCPQEHVAMTPSASESCSEQKSAETEAAMPNKDISITDTSPDLDNSYGNMDMVPEKFPCQDASCQSSEAKEFPTQSGTQTKTIGRKINNSKEKNRGMPSIVDIFKNYNATPQSQQETREDSTVSLTSNRGNLSSSTNHSSEVNQEVEDRRETEWGYKVGEIDQSVFDELPYEIQREFRSFLRPNKRPNAGKSKGDGSASSSIAHYFSPLKR; this is encoded by the exons ATGCCAGTGGCGAGACCAGAGACATCGGATGCAAGAGTTATCGCTCATGTCGACATGGATTGCTTCTACGTTCAAG TGGAGCAACGGAAGCAACCGGAGCTGCGAGGACTTCCTACTGCTGTTGTACAGTACAATGAATGGCAAGGTGGTGCTTTGATTGCTGTTAGCTACGAAGCACGTAGTTGTGGCGTCAAGCG GTCCATGAGAGGTGAAGAGGCTAAAGCTGCTTGCCCTGAGATTCAGTTGGTTCAAGTTCCTGTCGCTCGTGGTAAAGCTGACCTGAATACCTATCGCAGTGCCGGTTCAGAG GTGGTTTCGATTCTAGCACAAAGCGGTAAATGTGAGAGGGCTTCCATTGACGAAGTGTATCTTGACCTCACCGATGCAGCTGAAAGCATGCTCGCCGATGCGCCTCCAGAGGGTTTGGAATCTATAGATGAAGAAGCTCTTAAATCCCATATTCTTGGAATGAGCAGAGAG GATGGAGATGATTTTAAGGAGAGTGTCCGTGATTGGATATGTAGAAAAGATGCTGATCGTCGTGATAAGTTATTAGGTTGTGGAATCATCATTGTTGCAGAACTACGGAAACAagtgttgaaggagactgagtTTAGCTGTTCTGCTGGCATTGCCCATAACAAG ATGCTAGCCAAACTTGCTAGTGGAATGAACAAACCTGCCCAGCAAACTGTTGTACCATACGCAGCTGTAGAGGAACTTCTCAGTTCTTTGCCAATAAAGAAAAT GAAACAACTGGGAGGAAAGCTGGGAACTAGCTTGCAAACTGACTTGGGAATTGACACTGTGAGTGACTTGTTGCAGTTTTCTGAAACGAAGCTGCAAGAACATTACGGAATAAATACTGG TACATGGTTATGGAATATTGCAAGAGGGATCAGTGGGGAAGAAGTGCAAGGCCGTCTTCTCCCCAAAAGCCATGGTTCTGGAAAGACATTTCCTGGACCTCGTGCTTTGAGGTCACTCTCAAAT GTCCAGCATTGGCTGAATCAGCTTTCTGAAGAACTATACGAGCGTCTCAGTTCTGACTTGGAGCAGAATAAGCGGATTGCAAGCACCCTTACCCTTCATGCTAGCGCTTTCAGA TCAAAGGATTCAGATTCGCAAAAGAAGTTTCCTTCAAAATCATGTCCTCTGAGATATGGGGTAACCAAGATTCAGGAAGATGCCTTTAACTTGTTCCAAGCTGCGTTGCGTGAATACATGGGACCTTTCGGGACTAAACCTCAAGGCAATAAGAAAGAAACATGGAGAATAACAGGACTCTCTGTTTCAGCAAGCAAGATCGTGGATATACCATCT GGCACAAGCTCGATAATGAGATATTTTCAAAGTCAATCAACTATTCCTTCAAGTTCAGAAAGTGGTTGTCCTCAAGAACATGTAGCGATGACTCCCTCAG CTAGTGAAAGTTGTTCTGAACAGAAATCAGCAGAAACCGAAGCAGCAATGCCTAATAAAGACATCAGCATAACTGATACTTCGCCTGATTTAGACAATTCATATGGAAACATGGACATGGTCCCTGAAAAG TTTCCTTGTCAGGATGCCTCTTGTCAATCAAGTGAAGCAAAGGAGTTTCCAACCCAATCAGGCACACAAACGAAGACAATTGGGCGGAAGATAAACAACTCCAAGGAGAAGAATCGG GGAATGCCTTCAATTGTCGATATTTTTAAGAATTACAATGCAACTCCTCAATCACAGCAAGAGACTCGAGAAGATTCAACAGTGTCATTAACAAGTAACAGAGGCAACTTGAGTAGCTCCACAAACCATAGTAGTGAAGTGAATCAAGAGGTGGAAGATAGAAGAGAAACAGAATGGGGATACAAGGTTGGTGAAATCGATCAGTCTGTTTTCGACGAGTTGCCCTATGAGATTCAAAGAGAATTCAGGAGTTTCCTACGTCCTAATAAACGGCCTAACGCTGGTAAAAGCAAAGGTGATGGTTCTGCTTCCTCAAGCATTGCTCATTATTTTTCACCACTGAAGAGATAG
- the LOC106391119 gene encoding DNA polymerase eta isoform X2, which translates to MPVARPETSDARVIAHVDMDCFYVQVEQRKQPELRGLPTAVVQYNEWQGGALIAVSYEARSCGVKRSMRGEEAKAACPEIQLVQVPVARGKADLNTYRSAGSEVVSILAQSGKCERASIDEVYLDLTDAAESMLADAPPEGLESIDEEALKSHILGMSREDGDDFKESVRDWICRKDADRRDKLLGCGIIIVAELRKQVLKETEFSCSAGIAHNKMLAKLASGMNKPAQQTVVPYAAVEELLSSLPIKKMKQLGGKLGTSLQTDLGIDTVSDLLQFSETKLQEHYGINTGTWLWNIARGISGEEVQGRLLPKSHGSGKTFPGPRALRSLSNVQHWLNQLSEELYERLSSDLEQNKRIASTLTLHASAFRSKDSDSQKKFPSKSCPLRYGVTKIQEDAFNLFQAALREYMGPFGTKPQGNKKETWRITGLSVSASKIVDIPSGTSSIMRYFQSQSTIPSSSESGCPQEHVAMTPSASESCSEQKSAETEAAMPNKDISITDTSPDLDNSYGNMDMVPEKDASCQSSEAKEFPTQSGTQTKTIGRKINNSKEKNRGMPSIVDIFKNYNATPQSQQETREDSTVSLTSNRGNLSSSTNHSSEVNQEVEDRRETEWGYKVGEIDQSVFDELPYEIQREFRSFLRPNKRPNAGKSKGDGSASSSIAHYFSPLKR; encoded by the exons ATGCCAGTGGCGAGACCAGAGACATCGGATGCAAGAGTTATCGCTCATGTCGACATGGATTGCTTCTACGTTCAAG TGGAGCAACGGAAGCAACCGGAGCTGCGAGGACTTCCTACTGCTGTTGTACAGTACAATGAATGGCAAGGTGGTGCTTTGATTGCTGTTAGCTACGAAGCACGTAGTTGTGGCGTCAAGCG GTCCATGAGAGGTGAAGAGGCTAAAGCTGCTTGCCCTGAGATTCAGTTGGTTCAAGTTCCTGTCGCTCGTGGTAAAGCTGACCTGAATACCTATCGCAGTGCCGGTTCAGAG GTGGTTTCGATTCTAGCACAAAGCGGTAAATGTGAGAGGGCTTCCATTGACGAAGTGTATCTTGACCTCACCGATGCAGCTGAAAGCATGCTCGCCGATGCGCCTCCAGAGGGTTTGGAATCTATAGATGAAGAAGCTCTTAAATCCCATATTCTTGGAATGAGCAGAGAG GATGGAGATGATTTTAAGGAGAGTGTCCGTGATTGGATATGTAGAAAAGATGCTGATCGTCGTGATAAGTTATTAGGTTGTGGAATCATCATTGTTGCAGAACTACGGAAACAagtgttgaaggagactgagtTTAGCTGTTCTGCTGGCATTGCCCATAACAAG ATGCTAGCCAAACTTGCTAGTGGAATGAACAAACCTGCCCAGCAAACTGTTGTACCATACGCAGCTGTAGAGGAACTTCTCAGTTCTTTGCCAATAAAGAAAAT GAAACAACTGGGAGGAAAGCTGGGAACTAGCTTGCAAACTGACTTGGGAATTGACACTGTGAGTGACTTGTTGCAGTTTTCTGAAACGAAGCTGCAAGAACATTACGGAATAAATACTGG TACATGGTTATGGAATATTGCAAGAGGGATCAGTGGGGAAGAAGTGCAAGGCCGTCTTCTCCCCAAAAGCCATGGTTCTGGAAAGACATTTCCTGGACCTCGTGCTTTGAGGTCACTCTCAAAT GTCCAGCATTGGCTGAATCAGCTTTCTGAAGAACTATACGAGCGTCTCAGTTCTGACTTGGAGCAGAATAAGCGGATTGCAAGCACCCTTACCCTTCATGCTAGCGCTTTCAGA TCAAAGGATTCAGATTCGCAAAAGAAGTTTCCTTCAAAATCATGTCCTCTGAGATATGGGGTAACCAAGATTCAGGAAGATGCCTTTAACTTGTTCCAAGCTGCGTTGCGTGAATACATGGGACCTTTCGGGACTAAACCTCAAGGCAATAAGAAAGAAACATGGAGAATAACAGGACTCTCTGTTTCAGCAAGCAAGATCGTGGATATACCATCT GGCACAAGCTCGATAATGAGATATTTTCAAAGTCAATCAACTATTCCTTCAAGTTCAGAAAGTGGTTGTCCTCAAGAACATGTAGCGATGACTCCCTCAG CTAGTGAAAGTTGTTCTGAACAGAAATCAGCAGAAACCGAAGCAGCAATGCCTAATAAAGACATCAGCATAACTGATACTTCGCCTGATTTAGACAATTCATATGGAAACATGGACATGGTCCCTGAAAAG GATGCCTCTTGTCAATCAAGTGAAGCAAAGGAGTTTCCAACCCAATCAGGCACACAAACGAAGACAATTGGGCGGAAGATAAACAACTCCAAGGAGAAGAATCGG GGAATGCCTTCAATTGTCGATATTTTTAAGAATTACAATGCAACTCCTCAATCACAGCAAGAGACTCGAGAAGATTCAACAGTGTCATTAACAAGTAACAGAGGCAACTTGAGTAGCTCCACAAACCATAGTAGTGAAGTGAATCAAGAGGTGGAAGATAGAAGAGAAACAGAATGGGGATACAAGGTTGGTGAAATCGATCAGTCTGTTTTCGACGAGTTGCCCTATGAGATTCAAAGAGAATTCAGGAGTTTCCTACGTCCTAATAAACGGCCTAACGCTGGTAAAAGCAAAGGTGATGGTTCTGCTTCCTCAAGCATTGCTCATTATTTTTCACCACTGAAGAGATAG